A genome region from Leptospiraceae bacterium includes the following:
- a CDS encoding transposase, protein MSLLTERNTKKILGYNIGESLIVEESIKALEIALKMLPKTHPEIVYHHSDRGSQYCCYDYVNILKSQNIRISMTEDNHCYENAVAERVNGILKDEFLLDKFPSKELARKSIKQSIKIYNESRLHQTIDYLTPDEAYYKKWSTYFRN, encoded by the coding sequence TTGTCGTTACTTACAGAAAGGAATACAAAGAAAATACTCGGTTACAACATTGGAGAAAGCCTGATCGTAGAAGAGTCAATTAAGGCACTTGAGATTGCACTCAAAATGCTACCTAAAACGCATCCTGAAATAGTGTATCATCATTCCGATCGTGGTTCGCAGTATTGCTGCTATGATTACGTGAATATTCTTAAATCGCAAAATATTCGTATAAGCATGACAGAGGATAATCACTGTTATGAGAACGCCGTTGCTGAAAGGGTGAATGGAATTTTGAAGGATGAATTTCTATTAGATAAATTTCCTTCTAAGGAATTGGCTCGCAAGTCAATTAAACAAAGTATCAAAATATACAATGAATCAAGACTCCACCAAACAATTGATTACCTAACTCCAGATGAAGCTTACTATAAAAAATGGTCTACTTATTTTAGGAATTGA
- a CDS encoding transposase, producing MEKKVSPTYIRYSEAFQKKVVEEIRQGKFTMEGARKFYDISGSSTVRKWLKKWGTKSDLARKVVIQMPNEVEERKKLKEEIKKLKIALADSVMKNQVYETLIEVVDEHYNTDVKKNFSVKL from the coding sequence ATGGAAAAAAAAGTAAGTCCGACATATATTCGATATAGCGAAGCCTTTCAGAAAAAAGTGGTAGAAGAAATCAGGCAAGGAAAGTTTACGATGGAAGGAGCTAGAAAGTTTTACGACATTTCAGGCTCATCGACTGTGAGAAAGTGGTTGAAGAAATGGGGAACGAAAAGTGATTTAGCAAGAAAGGTGGTGATACAGATGCCGAATGAAGTAGAAGAACGAAAAAAGTTGAAAGAAGAGATCAAGAAGTTGAAGATAGCATTAGCAGATTCAGTAATGAAAAATCAAGTATATGAGACTTTGATAGAAGTTGTGGATGAGCATTACAATACGGACGTAAAAAAAAACTTTTCAGTAAAACTTTAG
- a CDS encoding DUF1566 domain-containing protein, with product MFPKILILNFSLFILLATQVEAAPFTDNSDGTVKDLATNLAWQKCSQGLSGTNCSTGSETTATWASAVSYCNSLSLASRTWRLPNVNELKTIAEYTKATSPAIDSTAFPATIASYYWSSTTYAPSNNNAWSVNFNLGILDLFFKTNAYYVRCVSGP from the coding sequence ATGTTTCCTAAAATTTTAATTCTTAATTTTTCATTATTCATCCTGCTTGCAACGCAAGTAGAGGCGGCACCTTTTACGGATAACAGTGATGGTACAGTCAAAGACCTAGCAACAAACCTTGCTTGGCAGAAATGCAGTCAGGGACTATCGGGGACAAACTGTAGCACCGGGAGTGAGACTACTGCAACCTGGGCAAGTGCAGTCAGCTATTGTAACAGTTTGTCTTTGGCAAGTAGGACATGGAGACTGCCAAACGTCAATGAACTTAAGACTATTGCAGAATATACAAAAGCAACTTCTCCCGCAATTGATTCCACTGCCTTTCCTGCAACTATTGCCAGCTATTATTGGAGTTCTACAACGTATGCACCGAGTAATAACAATGCGTGGTCCGTCAATTTCAACCTTGGCATACTTGACCTCTTCTTTAAGACTAATGCCTATTATGTGCGTTGTGTATCAGGTCCGTAG